In Acaryochloris marina S15, a single genomic region encodes these proteins:
- a CDS encoding lytic transglycosylase domain-containing protein, translated as MGSSPNFLKRLAPWIISMGLSSALVLGLAWLFLKPKLESTDQPLGSQQVSPANSALVALRPLPAQQRLDPLKQLAQQGTAQEQNQARYVLAADLIDLQQGAEALRWLEGLEERYPLLASHIAVLQAEAQTLAGQTEKATGTWQRIIADYAKEPAAAEALFALGKQKPELWQQAITDFPGHPQTVKIAVEQLKKKPKQLKLLMLIAEHGLFLTNYGDYLTQLTKEFKGQLKPADWQIIAFGYWEKQIYKEGALAYAQAPQTSQTAYRGARGLQLGGEKKKAIAAYQKMIAAYPEAKETPLALSKLASLETDLGKAAQHYDRALQLSQEQQPNLAAQILGERIQRLEKAKQPSSTLEQTLLQQFSTTNDAAALRWRQAERQQKAGNLAGARKLALEIQDQNPNSPQAATAVFWAGKWATTAGERQTAFQTLWKTYPDSYYAWRAAVLSGWNVGDFTSIRSFQPQIRFPSTQLPLAAGSPALQELYQLGQNKTAWKRWQWEFRNRQEPSLSEQLTDGLLRLGVEEYLDGIYMLANLETRAREEKDPEKLVEQWQDHPGFEQALFPLAYFTPIRKWSNQRNLNPFLVLSLMRQESRFQPKIRSVAGAVGLMQVLPETADWVSGKAGLKTYEIDGIDDNINLGTWYLDYTHRNYNDNSMLAIASYNAGPGNVDRWVKQNSVTDVDVFVEDIPFPETKNYVKSVSENYWNYLRLYNPQIQAVMKEQTQ; from the coding sequence ATGGGCAGTTCTCCCAATTTTTTGAAACGCTTAGCTCCCTGGATTATCTCCATGGGGCTCAGCAGTGCCCTTGTCTTGGGGTTGGCCTGGCTGTTTCTCAAACCAAAGCTGGAATCTACGGATCAGCCCCTGGGATCGCAACAGGTTTCCCCCGCCAATTCCGCCCTAGTGGCGTTACGGCCCCTCCCCGCCCAGCAGCGTTTAGATCCCCTTAAGCAGCTAGCTCAACAGGGCACAGCCCAAGAACAGAATCAGGCCCGGTATGTTTTAGCTGCGGACTTAATTGACCTGCAGCAAGGAGCAGAAGCCCTGCGCTGGTTAGAGGGATTGGAAGAGCGTTACCCCCTATTGGCTAGCCATATCGCCGTCCTTCAGGCTGAGGCTCAAACCCTAGCGGGACAAACTGAGAAAGCCACAGGGACATGGCAGCGAATCATTGCCGATTATGCAAAAGAGCCTGCAGCAGCAGAAGCTTTATTTGCACTGGGCAAGCAAAAGCCGGAGCTGTGGCAGCAAGCCATCACCGACTTCCCTGGCCATCCCCAGACCGTGAAGATTGCCGTGGAGCAGTTAAAGAAAAAGCCCAAGCAGTTAAAGCTGCTAATGCTGATTGCGGAGCATGGCTTGTTTTTAACTAACTATGGGGATTACTTAACCCAGCTGACAAAGGAGTTCAAAGGCCAGCTCAAGCCTGCTGACTGGCAAATCATCGCCTTTGGATACTGGGAAAAACAAATTTATAAGGAAGGGGCACTAGCCTATGCCCAAGCTCCCCAAACCTCCCAAACGGCCTATCGAGGCGCACGAGGCTTGCAGTTAGGGGGGGAAAAGAAAAAAGCGATTGCCGCCTATCAAAAAATGATTGCCGCCTACCCCGAGGCCAAGGAAACGCCCCTAGCCTTGAGCAAGCTCGCCAGTCTAGAGACAGACTTGGGCAAAGCAGCCCAGCACTATGACCGCGCCTTGCAGCTCAGTCAGGAGCAGCAGCCCAACTTAGCCGCCCAAATCCTCGGGGAGCGCATTCAGCGGCTAGAAAAGGCCAAGCAGCCGTCTTCCACCCTTGAGCAAACCTTGCTGCAACAGTTTTCCACCACGAACGATGCGGCGGCCCTGCGGTGGCGGCAGGCAGAACGGCAACAAAAAGCAGGAAACCTGGCGGGTGCCCGCAAATTAGCCCTGGAAATCCAAGACCAAAACCCCAATAGTCCCCAGGCCGCGACCGCCGTGTTCTGGGCCGGGAAATGGGCCACCACGGCTGGTGAGCGGCAAACGGCCTTTCAAACCCTCTGGAAGACCTATCCTGACTCCTACTATGCCTGGCGAGCGGCGGTACTATCTGGCTGGAACGTCGGCGATTTTACGTCGATTCGCTCGTTTCAACCGCAAATTCGCTTTCCCAGCACCCAACTGCCCTTAGCCGCTGGGTCTCCAGCCCTGCAAGAGCTATACCAGCTCGGACAAAACAAAACGGCTTGGAAACGCTGGCAATGGGAGTTTCGTAATCGCCAGGAACCCAGCTTATCGGAGCAGCTCACGGATGGCTTGCTGCGTCTGGGGGTCGAGGAATATCTAGACGGCATTTATATGCTGGCCAATCTGGAAACTCGGGCGCGGGAGGAAAAAGATCCGGAAAAACTAGTCGAACAATGGCAAGACCATCCGGGCTTTGAACAGGCATTATTTCCTTTGGCCTATTTCACTCCCATTCGTAAATGGTCCAACCAGCGCAATCTTAATCCGTTCCTGGTGCTTAGCTTAATGCGGCAGGAATCTCGATTCCAACCCAAAATCCGCTCGGTGGCGGGGGCCGTCGGCCTGATGCAGGTACTGCCAGAAACGGCAGACTGGGTGAGTGGCAAAGCGGGTTTGAAAACCTATGAGATCGATGGAATTGATGACAATATCAATCTTGGCACCTGGTACCTGGACTATACCCACCGCAACTATAACGACAATTCCATGCTTGCGATCGCAAGCTACAATGCCGGCCCGGGCAACGTGGATCGATGGGTTAAGCAAAACTCCGTCACGGATGTCGATGTCTTTGTCGAAGACATCCCATTTCCGGAGACGAAGAACTACGTCAAATCCGTCTCCGAGAACTATTGGAACTATCTAAGGCTCTACAATCCCCAAATCCAAGCGGTGATGAAAGAGCAGACCCAGTAG
- a CDS encoding M23 family metallopeptidase: MRRHQDKIRVGEVLLQKGLISSAQLRDALATQGASHLKLGEILVQQGVVTPKQVRQALNEQLWRNVIATCVLTASTLLPNLPKVAAQLPEVADQRRHQGPLLSQNDIGGGEPATGGTTASPASSEIYYPAFVEVPLAKRASVDSPLKGFCHPLNGQGWLSQGIRGRTHRGRMEYAYDLATSIGTPVYAMRAGKVIAVQDKYPDIGGGKENISRFNYVWIEHDEGYRSVYVHLQQGFRRKVSIKSGDRVKAGQLIGYSGNSGWSTGPHLHVEVQKPHKKRKFTKTVPFKISGACHNNQLARTAK, translated from the coding sequence ATGCGGCGCCATCAAGATAAAATCAGAGTGGGTGAAGTCCTACTGCAAAAAGGGCTGATCAGTTCAGCTCAATTGCGTGATGCGTTAGCCACTCAAGGAGCCAGCCATCTAAAGCTGGGGGAAATTTTAGTTCAACAGGGGGTTGTCACTCCCAAGCAAGTCCGTCAAGCCCTGAATGAGCAGCTCTGGCGCAATGTGATTGCCACATGCGTGTTAACCGCTAGTACGCTTCTTCCTAACTTGCCCAAAGTAGCCGCTCAATTACCAGAAGTGGCCGATCAGCGTCGCCACCAGGGTCCCCTGCTTTCCCAAAATGATATCGGCGGGGGCGAGCCCGCCACGGGAGGCACTACTGCTTCCCCTGCATCCTCAGAGATTTACTATCCAGCCTTTGTGGAAGTGCCTTTGGCTAAGCGAGCTTCAGTGGACTCACCCCTCAAAGGCTTTTGTCATCCTCTCAATGGCCAAGGCTGGTTGAGTCAAGGCATTCGGGGCAGAACCCACCGAGGCCGGATGGAATATGCCTATGATTTAGCCACCAGCATTGGCACGCCTGTGTATGCCATGCGGGCAGGAAAAGTGATTGCCGTTCAGGATAAATACCCCGATATCGGCGGGGGCAAGGAAAATATTTCTCGCTTCAATTATGTTTGGATTGAGCATGATGAAGGGTATCGTTCCGTCTATGTGCATTTGCAGCAGGGATTCCGCCGCAAAGTCTCGATCAAATCTGGAGACCGCGTCAAGGCGGGGCAGTTGATTGGCTATAGCGGTAATTCGGGCTGGAGCACTGGACCGCACCTCCATGTAGAAGTGCAGAAGCCCCATAAGAAACGTAAGTTTACGAAAACTGTACCCTTTAAAATTTCAGGGGCTTGTCATAATAACCAACTTGCCCGGACGGCAAAATAG
- the crtA gene encoding cyanoexosortase A: MNPFSLWQRYKLAQRPELWLGVIAVSLALLNLSLAWIHTRNADLVAIMGLCWGIVAYSIWTRRQTFPLGSEPYSTAAGCLLLAWAGYKSWVMPDYDSFIRIQPFLFCLGWGLLASRAKQLGTYRRELSVLLVLALPEGILAQWAEQVINISEVAAQSTTAMLWYLGVEVKRQGVFVLLPGGGIEVYRGCSGLKAMLELLRLSLIFLVMVPTRGWEKLIVPCVGVGLAYGVNVIRLGIMTLLAASDYQDAFHYWHEGEGSNIFPILAMLIFAGFCVFLLHRKETPKTSSPPYPPGTLPRWRLLTFASVLAGTLVVQAGTLWQAMTLDRQSFRFPQQVPLKQATLNRSQARPGQKGHAYSEILAQHQYQYQFQGQDLRIDMSYVTGTTGDLLRFLENYPIADQALQPLPKPQVRQQGANYYAVYTHGDRAYLSACLDPGGLATVEEGHFIHNWNSHWYLLGRDYIDDRCLWTHLSVPLNQQPPQQAFSVLESNWLSWQEWWRNRIPNLSL, from the coding sequence ATGAATCCCTTTAGTCTTTGGCAACGGTACAAACTGGCCCAACGTCCTGAGCTGTGGCTGGGAGTCATTGCTGTGAGTTTGGCCCTTCTCAACTTGAGCTTGGCTTGGATTCATACCCGGAATGCGGATCTGGTCGCCATTATGGGTCTCTGCTGGGGTATTGTCGCCTATTCAATTTGGACACGACGCCAGACTTTCCCCCTAGGCAGTGAACCCTATTCAACGGCTGCCGGCTGCCTACTGCTGGCCTGGGCCGGGTATAAAAGCTGGGTGATGCCCGACTACGATTCGTTTATTCGGATTCAGCCCTTTCTCTTTTGTTTGGGTTGGGGTCTATTGGCGTCCAGGGCCAAACAGTTGGGTACCTACCGCAGAGAGCTGAGTGTTTTGTTGGTCTTAGCCTTACCCGAAGGGATTTTGGCCCAATGGGCCGAGCAAGTGATTAACATCAGCGAAGTGGCGGCTCAATCCACCACGGCGATGCTCTGGTACTTAGGGGTTGAGGTGAAGCGCCAAGGGGTGTTTGTTCTCCTCCCTGGGGGCGGCATTGAGGTCTATCGAGGCTGCTCGGGACTCAAAGCCATGCTAGAGCTCCTGAGACTATCCCTGATCTTCCTGGTGATGGTGCCCACCCGTGGATGGGAGAAGCTGATCGTGCCTTGTGTGGGGGTCGGCCTGGCCTATGGAGTGAATGTGATTCGCTTAGGCATCATGACCCTCTTGGCCGCGTCCGACTATCAAGATGCCTTTCACTATTGGCATGAAGGGGAAGGCTCAAATATCTTTCCTATACTGGCTATGCTGATCTTTGCTGGCTTTTGTGTCTTCCTTTTACATCGCAAAGAGACGCCAAAGACGAGTAGCCCTCCGTATCCCCCAGGGACCCTGCCTCGATGGCGGTTACTGACCTTTGCCTCAGTGCTGGCGGGAACGCTAGTAGTCCAAGCCGGAACGCTGTGGCAGGCCATGACCCTGGATCGTCAATCCTTTCGGTTTCCCCAACAGGTGCCTCTGAAACAGGCAACCCTGAATCGCAGCCAGGCTCGTCCGGGACAAAAAGGACATGCCTATTCCGAAATCCTGGCTCAACATCAATATCAATATCAATTTCAAGGCCAGGATCTTCGAATTGACATGAGCTATGTGACGGGCACCACGGGGGATTTGCTTCGATTCCTAGAGAATTATCCCATCGCCGATCAAGCGCTGCAGCCTCTGCCTAAGCCGCAAGTGCGTCAGCAAGGCGCCAACTACTACGCCGTCTATACCCATGGTGACCGAGCTTACTTAAGTGCCTGTTTGGATCCAGGAGGATTAGCGACGGTGGAAGAAGGGCATTTTATTCACAATTGGAATAGCCATTGGTATTTGTTAGGTCGAGACTATATTGATGATCGCTGTCTGTGGACTCATCTGTCGGTGCCCTTGAATCAACAGCCCCCTCAGCAAGCTTTCTCTGTTTTGGAATCGAATTGGTTATCCTGGCAGGAATGGTGGCGAAATCGCATTCCTAACCTGAGTCTTTAG
- a CDS encoding HpsJ family protein produces MAKQQPAASPSSTSAPPSKNQWLSTFVLRIAGYALLLLTLVDTLAILIPPQLLDPAWELETIGSLVERSPVPLIGFALVASGGRRFRQSLDRFCFQGIPTLAIIIGLIYCLMIPLGISDSLRLGKQNQTTSATLVKQAADIKSLEQRLSAAPAAEVAEWAQKFQPQLAEGRDQETVKAGVLGQLKSNLISLQAQINRASGQPTQLRKQTIKWLVGALIAGLSFLYIGNTARKFPNVRTR; encoded by the coding sequence ATGGCAAAACAACAACCTGCTGCATCCCCATCATCGACGTCTGCACCGCCCAGTAAGAATCAGTGGCTGTCTACCTTTGTATTGCGGATCGCAGGCTATGCTCTGCTGCTATTGACCTTAGTGGATACCCTGGCCATTCTCATTCCACCCCAGTTGCTCGATCCAGCCTGGGAATTAGAAACCATTGGCAGCTTGGTGGAGCGTTCTCCCGTTCCCCTGATTGGGTTTGCCTTGGTTGCCTCCGGGGGGCGTCGGTTTCGCCAGTCCCTGGATCGGTTTTGCTTTCAGGGGATACCGACTTTAGCGATTATCATTGGCCTGATTTATTGCCTGATGATTCCTTTAGGGATTTCCGATAGCCTCCGTTTAGGAAAGCAAAACCAGACCACGAGTGCAACCTTGGTGAAACAAGCGGCGGATATTAAAAGTTTGGAGCAGCGGTTGAGTGCTGCCCCGGCAGCGGAAGTGGCAGAATGGGCGCAAAAGTTTCAGCCGCAGCTGGCGGAAGGGCGGGATCAAGAAACGGTTAAGGCCGGAGTCTTAGGGCAACTCAAATCGAATTTGATTAGCTTGCAGGCCCAGATCAATCGAGCTTCTGGGCAACCCACCCAACTCCGCAAGCAGACGATCAAGTGGTTAGTTGGTGCTTTGATTGCGGGGCTGTCTTTTCTCTATATTGGCAATACGGCCCGTAAATTTCCGAATGTGAGAACGAGGTAA
- a CDS encoding aminopeptidase P family protein → MLTPIEQSCLRHRRHQLGQQFEGQALLWSGVAPFRNFAANHFPFRASSHFLYFAGLPLHNAVIGLEGGQLTLFWDEPHPDAALWHGPSLSRGEMADQIGAETYLPLSAVPTWAQQAATLPALSADTRQQQIEGLGRPVPAITSQGSQDEGGNRDRHLAAAVIQLRLQQDGFALDQLQQAADITVAAHLQGMRSTLNHASEAAIRAEIEAVMMAHQCPTAYASIVTVQGEILHNDAYPHALAPGDLLLVDAGAETPLGWAADVTRTWPVSGHFSSTQRDVYDIVLAAHDACIAAIRPGVEFRDLHLLAAQTIASGLVDIGILKGQPEVLVERDAHALFFPHGIGHLLGLDVHDMEDLGDLAGYGAGRQRCDRMGLRYLRLDRPLRPQMLVTIEPGFYQIPALLNHPDLRQQYRDCVNWDRLAHFEDVRGIRIEDDVLVTAEGCQVLTSALPTQGAEVEACVQGSTS, encoded by the coding sequence GTGTTAACCCCCATAGAACAGTCTTGTTTACGCCATAGACGCCATCAGCTAGGACAGCAGTTCGAGGGGCAGGCCCTGCTCTGGTCTGGGGTTGCTCCCTTTCGAAACTTTGCCGCCAATCATTTCCCCTTTCGAGCCAGTAGTCATTTTTTGTACTTTGCTGGATTGCCCCTACACAATGCAGTGATTGGTTTAGAGGGAGGCCAGCTCACCTTGTTTTGGGATGAGCCCCACCCTGATGCCGCCCTCTGGCATGGTCCGAGTCTGAGTCGAGGCGAAATGGCGGATCAGATCGGGGCTGAAACTTACTTGCCTCTATCTGCAGTCCCTACTTGGGCGCAACAGGCAGCAACCTTACCTGCGCTCTCTGCCGATACCCGTCAACAACAAATAGAGGGGTTGGGGCGTCCAGTCCCTGCCATCACCTCTCAAGGGAGTCAGGATGAGGGAGGCAATCGAGATCGTCACCTCGCTGCTGCTGTGATTCAATTGCGCTTACAGCAGGATGGATTTGCCCTTGACCAGCTGCAGCAAGCCGCCGACATTACGGTTGCGGCCCATTTGCAAGGGATGAGGTCTACCCTGAACCACGCTTCAGAAGCAGCTATTCGGGCTGAAATTGAAGCGGTGATGATGGCGCATCAATGCCCGACGGCCTATGCCAGTATCGTCACAGTTCAAGGGGAAATTCTCCATAATGACGCCTATCCCCATGCCTTGGCACCCGGTGATCTACTGCTAGTGGATGCTGGGGCAGAAACGCCCTTAGGCTGGGCTGCAGATGTCACCCGCACTTGGCCGGTATCGGGGCATTTCTCGTCTACCCAGCGCGATGTGTATGACATTGTGCTTGCGGCTCATGATGCTTGTATTGCTGCCATCAGACCTGGGGTCGAATTCCGCGATCTGCATCTGTTGGCGGCCCAGACCATTGCCTCGGGCCTCGTCGATATCGGTATTCTCAAGGGCCAGCCTGAAGTGCTGGTGGAGCGGGATGCCCATGCTCTGTTCTTCCCCCATGGAATTGGTCACTTACTGGGGCTGGATGTTCACGATATGGAAGATTTAGGAGATTTGGCGGGCTATGGGGCTGGGAGACAGAGATGCGATCGCATGGGGCTACGCTACCTCCGGCTAGATCGACCCTTACGTCCTCAGATGCTGGTCACCATTGAACCGGGCTTTTACCAAATTCCGGCCCTCCTCAATCACCCAGACCTACGCCAACAGTATCGAGATTGCGTTAATTGGGATCGCCTGGCCCACTTTGAGGATGTTCGGGGGATTCGGATTGAAGATGATGTGCTAGTCACGGCAGAAGGCTGTCAGGTCTTAACGTCGGCTTTACCCACTCAAGGGGCTGAAGTGGAAGCCTGTGTGCAAGGCTCAACGTCTTAA